A window of Sporolituus thermophilus DSM 23256 contains these coding sequences:
- a CDS encoding RnfABCDGE type electron transport complex subunit D translates to MSVQAKIETGTLTVSASPHIRCDESIAKIMWTVNAALAPAALFSVYHFGLPALTTMVICIVAAVGTEYLIQKWQGKEVTVSDGSAFLTGLLLAMNVPATLPWYMPLLGSIVAIAIAKHTMGGLGYNIFNPALIGRAFMLASWPVAMTTWPTMPSKVDGVTSATPLGILKLQGYEKLVQVFGDRPELYKALFLGFRSGSMGETSALLILLGGLYLIYRGYINWQVPAAMIGTVAVLTWAFGGSAGLFTGDPLVHMISGGLMLGAFFMATDMVTIPITIKGQIIFAVGAGVLTVLIRLLGGYPEGVCYAILLMNSVTPLIDRLIKPVKYGARR, encoded by the coding sequence ATGAGCGTACAAGCGAAAATTGAAACAGGCACGCTTACAGTGTCGGCATCGCCCCATATCCGGTGCGATGAGTCGATTGCCAAGATTATGTGGACGGTCAACGCGGCCCTGGCGCCGGCGGCGCTATTTTCCGTTTATCATTTTGGTTTGCCGGCGCTAACGACCATGGTGATCTGTATTGTCGCGGCGGTAGGTACGGAATATTTGATCCAGAAATGGCAGGGGAAAGAGGTAACGGTCAGCGACGGCAGCGCTTTTCTGACCGGGCTTTTGCTCGCCATGAACGTACCCGCTACTTTGCCATGGTATATGCCGCTTTTAGGCTCGATTGTCGCGATTGCGATCGCCAAACATACCATGGGCGGCCTTGGCTACAATATTTTTAACCCCGCCCTTATCGGTCGGGCTTTTATGCTGGCGTCCTGGCCGGTAGCCATGACAACCTGGCCGACGATGCCGAGCAAAGTGGACGGCGTGACATCGGCAACACCGCTTGGCATCCTGAAACTGCAGGGCTATGAAAAGCTGGTGCAGGTGTTCGGCGATCGTCCGGAATTGTACAAAGCGCTCTTTTTGGGGTTCCGCAGCGGCAGCATGGGCGAGACGTCGGCGCTGCTCATACTGCTTGGCGGTTTGTATCTTATTTACCGCGGCTACATTAATTGGCAGGTTCCGGCGGCCATGATCGGCACAGTCGCCGTCCTGACCTGGGCGTTTGGCGGCTCGGCCGGCCTGTTTACCGGCGATCCGCTGGTGCATATGATTTCCGGCGGTTTGATGCTCGGCGCCTTCTTTATGGCTACCGATATGGTCACAATTCCTATTACCATTAAAGGGCAAATTATATTTGCCGTTGGTGCGGGGGTTTTAACGGTGCTTATCCGTCTGCTTGGCGGTTATCCCGAAGGCGTTTGCTATGCCATTTTGTTGATGAACTCGGTGACGCCGCTCATCGACCGGTTGATAAAACCGGTAAAGTATGGGGCAAGGAGGTAA
- the rsxE gene encoding electron transport complex subunit RsxE: protein MSLWQIFYKGLFEQNPIFRLALSLCPALAVTSTATNALGMGLSVLFVITANNVVVSIFRHWVNPKVRVPVFITSIATIVTVVQLTLEAFFPTLYKELSIYLALIVVFAIILARAEVFAAKNTVVPSFFDGLGMGVGFAGAMVLIGIIRELFGAGTVFGIPVFGAGYDPVLIMVLPPGGFILIGLLIGTFNLIGEYQDKAKAAKAKQVKLQPELAAMATQRSEA, encoded by the coding sequence GTGAGTTTGTGGCAAATTTTTTATAAAGGTCTTTTTGAACAGAACCCGATTTTCCGGCTGGCCTTGAGTTTGTGCCCGGCCCTGGCAGTAACCTCCACTGCGACCAATGCCTTAGGGATGGGTCTTTCGGTGCTATTTGTCATTACGGCAAATAATGTTGTCGTATCAATTTTCCGGCATTGGGTCAACCCGAAAGTGCGCGTACCGGTGTTTATTACTTCGATTGCTACCATTGTTACCGTAGTACAGTTAACCCTTGAAGCCTTCTTCCCGACGTTGTACAAAGAATTGAGCATCTACCTGGCGCTGATCGTCGTGTTTGCCATTATTTTGGCGCGGGCCGAAGTATTTGCCGCCAAGAACACCGTCGTTCCATCGTTCTTTGATGGCCTGGGTATGGGCGTTGGCTTTGCCGGGGCGATGGTGCTGATTGGCATAATCCGCGAATTGTTTGGCGCCGGTACGGTCTTCGGCATACCTGTTTTCGGCGCCGGGTATGACCCGGTTCTGATTATGGTCTTGCCACCCGGCGGTTTTATCTTGATCGGTTTGTTAATCGGCACTTTCAATTTAATTGGCGAATATCAGGATAAAGCAAAAGCCGCCAAGGCGAAGCAGGTGAAACTGCAGCCGGAACTGGCAGCCATGGCGACGCAAAGGAGTGAAGCCTGA
- a CDS encoding RnfABCDGE type electron transport complex subunit G: MSHGHEQQSSSIFKVGINLAIACFLSGAVIASTYAMTAPIAAQERINQKNKAMKELVADAQEFKPVDGKTDWYAALKDGKIVAYVVPAESKGYGGAIKMVTAISPDGKVIDYKILAHNETPGLGDKAAEPKFRKQFAGKAAQDLEVVKTPTDKNIQALTGATITSRAVTKGIREAAEQVAAYAASQKK, translated from the coding sequence ATGTCACACGGCCATGAGCAGCAAAGCAGCAGTATTTTTAAAGTAGGCATAAATCTTGCCATCGCCTGCTTTCTTTCCGGGGCGGTTATTGCCAGCACTTACGCCATGACGGCGCCGATCGCCGCCCAGGAGCGCATTAATCAGAAAAACAAGGCCATGAAAGAACTCGTCGCCGACGCCCAGGAATTTAAGCCTGTTGACGGTAAAACGGATTGGTACGCGGCCTTGAAAGACGGCAAAATCGTGGCTTATGTGGTGCCGGCGGAAAGCAAGGGCTATGGCGGCGCCATCAAGATGGTGACGGCCATCAGCCCCGACGGCAAAGTAATCGACTACAAAATATTGGCTCACAATGAAACCCCCGGCCTGGGCGACAAGGCGGCCGAGCCCAAATTCCGCAAGCAGTTCGCCGGCAAAGCCGCCCAAGATCTGGAAGTGGTGAAAACACCGACGGACAAAAATATTCAGGCCCTGACAGGCGCTACCATCACTTCCCGGGCCGTTACCAAAGGCATCCGGGAAGCGGCGGAACAAGTGGCGGCTTACGCGGCAAGCCAGAAGAAGTGA
- a CDS encoding electron transport complex protein RnfA: MAEYFTLFMGAVIVNNFVLTRFLGLCIFFGVSKNLNASIGMGMAVTSVMTLSSILAWVVYNYVLHPFGLTFLTTVVFVVLIASFVQLLEMIIKKHAPTLYNMWGIYLVLIATNCIVLGVPLLNAESGYNFTKSVIHAIGSGAGFALAIILMASLREKLQYADVPKPLQGLGIAFILAGMLALSFFGFSGMIPL, encoded by the coding sequence ATGGCAGAGTACTTTACCTTATTCATGGGCGCCGTTATCGTCAATAACTTTGTGCTTACCCGGTTTTTGGGCCTGTGCATCTTCTTTGGTGTGTCGAAAAACCTTAATGCTTCCATCGGCATGGGGATGGCCGTTACCTCGGTTATGACGCTGAGCTCCATTCTGGCGTGGGTTGTCTATAACTATGTGCTCCATCCCTTTGGCCTTACCTTTTTAACCACGGTAGTCTTCGTCGTTTTGATCGCCAGCTTCGTGCAACTATTAGAAATGATTATTAAAAAACACGCGCCCACGCTGTATAACATGTGGGGCATTTACCTGGTGCTGATTGCCACCAACTGTATCGTCTTAGGCGTACCGCTCTTGAATGCCGAGTCGGGGTATAACTTCACCAAGAGCGTCATCCATGCAATCGGTTCCGGGGCGGGGTTCGCACTGGCCATTATTCTTATGGCCAGTCTCCGGGAAAAGCTGCAGTATGCCGATGTGCCCAAGCCGCTACAGGGGCTTGGCATTGCCTTTATCCTGGCTGGGATGCTGGCATTGTCGTTCTTCGGCTTCTCGGGCATGATCCCGCTATAA